The Urocitellus parryii isolate mUroPar1 chromosome 6, mUroPar1.hap1, whole genome shotgun sequence genome includes a window with the following:
- the Ptgdr gene encoding prostaglandin D2 receptor, with amino-acid sequence MKSPFYPCQNTTWVEKGNSATMGGVLFSAGLLGNLLALGLLARSGLGSCRPRLRRPPPSVFYVLVCGLTITDLLGKCLISPVVLAAYAQNRSLRGLMPASGDESLCQTFAFFMSFFGLASTLQLLAMALECWLSLGHPFFYQRHITLRRGVLVAPVVGAFCLVFCALPLMGFGKFIQYCPGTWCFIRMVRDDSIWVVVYSVLYSTLMALVVLAIVLCNLGAMRNLYTMHQRLRRHTRCGLRDIAEPGAEKKVASSHPLEELDHLLLLALMTVLFTMCSVPLIYRSYYGAVQDATEESDDLLALRFLSVISIVDPWIFIIFRTSVFRMFFHKIFIRPLMYRNWQSHSYQTNVESSL; translated from the exons ATGAAGTCTCCCTTCTATCCATGCCAGAACACCACCTGGGTGGAGAAAGGCAACTCAGCGACGATGGGCGGGGTACTGTTCAGTGCTGGCCTCCTGGGCAACCTGctggccctggggctgctggCGCGCTCAGGGCTAGGGTCTTGCCGACCGCGCCTGCGGCGCCCGCCGCCCTCGGTATTCTACGTGCTGGTGTGCGGCCTGACCATCACCGACTTGCTGGGCAAGTGCCTGATAAGCCCGGTGGTTCTGGCTGCCTATGCGCAAAATCGGAGCCTGCGGGGGCTAATGCCTGCGTCCGGCGACGAGTCGCTGTGCCAAACCTTCGCTTTCTTCATGTCTTTCTTTGGGCTCGCATCGACGTTACAGCTCCTGGCCATGGCTCTGGAGTGCTGGCTTTCCCTGGGTCACCCCTTCTTCTACCAAAGGCACATCACCCTACGCCGGGGCGTACTCGTGGCTCCGGTGGTGGGTGCATTCTGCCTGGTTTTCTGTGCACTGCCCTTGATGGGTTTTGGGAAGTTCATTCAGTACTGCCCGGGCACCTGGTGCTTCATCCGGATGGTCCGCGATGACTCGATCTGGGTGGTGGTCTACTCTGTTCTCTACTCCACGCTCATGGCGCTGGTGGTTCTTGCCATCGTTCTGTGCAACCTGGGGGCGATGCGCAACCTTTACACTATGCACCAGCGACTGAGACGACACACGCGCTGTGGACTCAGGGACATCGCAGAGCCAGGCGCGGAGAAGAAGGTAGCATCCTCACATCCCTTGGAGGAGCTGGATCACCTCCTGCTGCTGGCCCTCATGACCGTGCTCTTCACTATGTGCTCTGTGCCTTTAATT TATCGTTCCTACTATGGAGCTGTCCAGGATGCCACTGAAGAATCGGACGATCTTCTAGCCTTGCGTTTCCTGTCTGTGATTTCAATTGTGGACCCATGGATTTTCATCATATTCAGAACTTCAGTATTTCGAATGTTTTTCCACAAGATTTTCATAAGACCTCTTATGTATAGAAACTGGCAGAGCCATTCCTATCAAACTAATGTGGAATCCAGTTTGTGA